In Gossypium arboreum isolate Shixiya-1 chromosome 5, ASM2569848v2, whole genome shotgun sequence, a single genomic region encodes these proteins:
- the LOC108452789 gene encoding heavy metal-associated isoprenylated plant protein 47-like yields the protein MKQKIVIKVSMHCSKCRTEALQVAAVAYGVNSVALHGPEKDKLMILGEGVDVACLAEALRKKLCHATIEIVEEVKEPSPPTPTPTPPASPTPPPQIIYCQQPPQFECYRVVADPSPAPCTIM from the exons ATGAAG CAAAAGATAGTTATTAAAGTTTCAATGCATTGCAGCAAATGCCGAACGGAAGCTTTACAGGTTGCTGCTGTTGCATATG GGGTTAATTCGGTTGCCTTACATGGACCGGAAAAGGACAAGCTAATGATATTAGGTGAAGGGGTGGATGTAGCATGCTTGGCTGAGGCATTGAGGAAGAAGCTTTGCCATGCAACCATTGAAATAGTTGAAGAAGTAAAAGAACCATCACCACCCACACCCACACCCACACCACCAGCTTCACCGACACCGCCTCCTCAAATTATATACTGTCAACAACCGCCACAGTTTGAATGTTACAGAGTGGTTGCTGATCCTTCTCCAGCTCCTTGTACTATTATGTGA